In Sphingopyxis sp. 113P3, one DNA window encodes the following:
- a CDS encoding ParB/RepB/Spo0J family partition protein, whose product MTTTATIAPTVEHGATVLIPLNKLKKHPRNARKTPHSEASIEAKAASIAAKGILQNLVVEPEANAEGEPTGFYLVSIGEGRRLAQMLRVKRKEIKKNEPIRCVIDTANDAAEISLDENVTREDLHPADQFERFRELSEDRGWGAEEIAARFGVTAHVVKQRMRLGAVSPKLLQVYRDGELTLDQLMAFAITDDHARQEHVYENLSYNRDPSIIRRDLTKMNVPATDRCAVFVGAQAYAEAGGNIIRDLFTEDRGGFLEDPALLNRLAVEKLERIAAEVQQTEGWKWTAAYLDFPHAHGLRRVYPHSVELSEEDAATYDAAQDELERLSAEWEDAGIDLPPEVDARFAELQAEIERIDAKRYAYDPTEIARGGAFVVVAHNGETRIERGFIRTEDETWEPEPAECGETVIDGVCVNADGEILDGDREGNEGEDGSATEPEPEEEAGDAGKPLSDSLIRDLTAHRTLGLRLALGEQPDMALIAVVHALAAQTYYRGSTAHCLEISPTSNYLAVHADGIEDTAAAKMLNDRHAGWAADMPRDVADLWGFVAGLDHASLMALLAHCASLTVNAVKLPWEQNKLRVHETADKLATAVTLDMTAHWTPTVRTYLGRVTKAHILAAVRESCGNETAERIADKKKVEMAEKAEQLLAGTGWLPPVLRTGRPAWLTDQQTDAFATETSPETQNNGHFAIAAE is encoded by the coding sequence ATGACCACGACCGCAACCATCGCCCCGACCGTCGAACACGGTGCGACCGTCCTCATCCCGCTCAACAAGCTCAAGAAGCATCCGAGGAACGCCCGCAAGACCCCGCACAGCGAGGCGTCTATCGAAGCGAAGGCGGCGAGCATCGCCGCGAAGGGTATCCTGCAAAATCTCGTGGTGGAGCCGGAGGCGAATGCCGAGGGCGAGCCGACCGGCTTCTATCTCGTCAGCATCGGGGAAGGCCGCAGGCTCGCGCAGATGCTCCGCGTGAAGCGCAAGGAGATCAAGAAGAACGAGCCGATCCGCTGCGTCATCGACACGGCGAACGATGCAGCCGAGATCAGCCTTGACGAGAACGTGACGCGCGAAGACCTGCACCCCGCCGACCAGTTCGAGCGCTTCCGCGAGCTTTCAGAGGATCGGGGATGGGGCGCGGAGGAAATCGCCGCCCGGTTCGGCGTGACCGCGCATGTCGTGAAGCAGCGGATGCGTCTCGGCGCGGTCAGCCCCAAGCTGTTGCAGGTCTATCGCGACGGCGAACTGACCTTGGACCAGTTGATGGCCTTCGCCATCACCGACGATCACGCGCGGCAGGAACACGTCTATGAGAACCTGTCCTATAACCGCGACCCGTCCATCATTCGGCGCGACTTGACCAAGATGAACGTGCCCGCGACGGATCGCTGCGCGGTCTTTGTCGGCGCGCAAGCCTATGCCGAAGCGGGCGGCAATATCATCCGCGACCTGTTCACCGAGGATCGCGGCGGCTTCTTAGAAGACCCCGCGTTGCTGAACCGGCTTGCCGTCGAGAAGCTGGAGCGGATCGCTGCAGAGGTACAGCAGACCGAGGGGTGGAAGTGGACCGCCGCCTATCTCGATTTTCCCCACGCCCACGGATTGCGCCGCGTTTATCCGCATTCCGTGGAGCTTTCAGAGGAAGACGCCGCCACCTACGACGCCGCGCAGGACGAGCTTGAGCGCCTGTCAGCGGAATGGGAGGACGCCGGTATCGACCTCCCGCCCGAAGTAGATGCGCGGTTTGCGGAACTTCAAGCGGAGATCGAGCGGATCGACGCGAAGCGCTACGCCTATGATCCCACCGAAATCGCGCGTGGCGGTGCGTTCGTCGTCGTCGCCCATAACGGCGAAACCCGTATCGAACGCGGCTTCATCCGCACTGAGGATGAGACCTGGGAACCGGAACCTGCCGAGTGCGGCGAAACTGTCATTGATGGGGTGTGCGTCAACGCGGACGGCGAAATCCTCGATGGCGACAGAGAGGGCAATGAAGGCGAGGATGGTTCCGCCACCGAACCGGAGCCGGAAGAAGAAGCCGGGGATGCTGGCAAGCCGCTGTCGGACTCGCTCATTCGCGACCTGACTGCGCATCGCACCCTTGGGCTGCGGCTCGCCCTTGGCGAGCAGCCGGATATGGCGTTGATCGCCGTGGTCCATGCGCTCGCCGCGCAGACCTACTATCGGGGCAGCACGGCCCATTGCCTCGAAATCAGCCCGACGAGCAACTATCTCGCGGTCCACGCGGACGGCATCGAGGACACGGCGGCAGCGAAGATGCTGAACGACCGTCATGCCGGATGGGCGGCGGACATGCCTCGCGACGTGGCGGACCTCTGGGGCTTCGTCGCCGGTCTGGACCATGCGAGCTTGATGGCATTGCTGGCGCATTGCGCCTCGCTGACCGTCAATGCGGTGAAACTGCCTTGGGAGCAGAACAAGCTCCGCGTCCATGAAACGGCTGACAAGCTGGCGACGGCGGTGACGCTCGACATGACCGCGCACTGGACGCCGACCGTGCGGACCTATCTCGGGCGCGTCACCAAGGCCCATATCCTCGCCGCCGTGCGCGAATCCTGCGGCAACGAGACGGCGGAGCGAATCGCGGACAAGAAGAAGGTGGAGATGGCGGAAAAGGCCGAGCAGCTTCTGGCCGGAACCGGCTGGCTCCCGCCTGTGCTGCGCACCGGACGGCCCGCATGGCTCACCGATCAGCAGACCGATGCCTTCGCCACTGAAACCTCGCCGGAAACACAGAACAATGGCCATTTCGCCATCGCAGCGGAATGA
- a CDS encoding DUF736 domain-containing protein, translating into MATIGTFTKNENGAGFTGAVKTLTLNVKAKFVPSEGESERGPDFRILAGATEFGAAWKKTARETQRDYLSVKLDDPSFPAPIYASLVEAEDGSGHNLIWSRRNGD; encoded by the coding sequence ATGGCGACCATCGGCACCTTCACGAAGAACGAAAACGGCGCGGGCTTCACCGGCGCGGTCAAGACCCTGACCCTCAACGTCAAGGCCAAGTTCGTCCCCTCCGAGGGTGAAAGCGAGCGCGGCCCCGACTTCCGCATCCTCGCCGGCGCGACCGAGTTCGGCGCGGCTTGGAAGAAGACCGCCCGCGAGACGCAGCGCGACTACCTCTCCGTCAAGCTGGACGATCCGAGCTTCCCGGCCCCGATCTACGCCAGTCTGGTCGAAGCCGAGGACGGCAGCGGTCACAACCTCATCTGGTCCCGCCGGAACGGCGACTAG
- a CDS encoding DUF932 domain-containing protein, translating to MYHQLATRFGRNAHQISGREPLDNEALFRHVPSIFAQEAHDSRSERYVYVPTIDIVEGLRREGWFPFFAVQSVPRDGSRHGHAKHMLRLRRDGGIGKPEAAEVIIVNSHDGTSAYQMFAGMLRFVCTNSMIAGERFEEVRVPHKGGIQDRIIEGVFTVAEDFPRLIDASETMKEIRVSEDERRVLAEASLVARYGDDESPVRPEQIIMPRRSEDAGQSLWSTFNVIQEHLTKGGLHGQKRNAEGRIRRSQTRAVNGIDQNVTLNRALWTLAEGMQKLKGY from the coding sequence ATGTACCACCAGCTCGCCACCCGGTTCGGCCGCAACGCCCATCAGATCAGCGGCCGCGAGCCGCTGGACAACGAAGCCCTGTTTCGTCACGTCCCGTCGATCTTCGCCCAGGAGGCGCACGACAGCCGTTCCGAGCGCTATGTCTATGTCCCCACCATCGATATCGTGGAGGGCCTTCGCCGCGAGGGATGGTTCCCGTTCTTCGCCGTCCAGTCGGTTCCGCGCGATGGGAGCCGCCACGGCCACGCCAAGCACATGCTGCGCCTGCGCCGCGATGGCGGGATCGGCAAGCCGGAAGCCGCCGAAGTCATCATCGTCAACAGCCATGACGGGACAAGCGCTTACCAAATGTTTGCCGGGATGCTCCGCTTCGTCTGCACAAACAGCATGATTGCGGGCGAGCGGTTCGAGGAAGTGCGCGTCCCCCACAAGGGCGGTATTCAGGATCGGATCATTGAAGGCGTTTTCACCGTCGCGGAAGACTTCCCACGCCTCATAGACGCCAGCGAGACGATGAAGGAAATTCGCGTTTCCGAGGACGAGCGCCGCGTGCTGGCCGAGGCCAGCCTTGTTGCCCGCTATGGCGACGACGAAAGCCCAGTGCGCCCCGAACAGATCATCATGCCTCGTCGCAGCGAGGATGCCGGGCAAAGTCTCTGGAGCACGTTCAACGTTATTCAGGAGCATTTGACCAAGGGCGGATTGCATGGCCAGAAGCGCAATGCCGAAGGCCGCATCCGTCGCAGCCAGACCCGCGCCGTCAACGGTATCGACCAGAATGTGACCCTCAATCGTGCGCTCTGGACGCTGGCGGAAGGAATGCAGAAACTGAAGGGCTATTGA
- a CDS encoding transcriptional regulator domain-containing protein, producing the protein MLSIDWRSPAAYKFAKSIPAAGFAWEYLRRDDEYRSEYQAIITSTESDPERLEAFVQRWGLRFSDRS; encoded by the coding sequence ATGCTGAGCATCGACTGGCGTTCACCGGCGGCTTATAAGTTTGCCAAGAGCATTCCCGCTGCCGGTTTCGCCTGGGAATATCTCCGTCGCGATGACGAGTATCGTAGTGAGTATCAGGCCATAATCACTTCGACCGAGTCAGACCCGGAGCGCCTGGAAGCCTTCGTGCAGCGCTGGGGGTTGCGATTTTCCGACCGATCCTGA
- a CDS encoding DUF2285 domain-containing protein, with translation MPADAFYDLRSHAARRLVRALQGHRPGRDFRTLPAQLRQWHILSLRALDARLRGESYRTVAEVLLGFRGSKEDFEIDPRKNKARRLVAHGIKMMRGGYRLLLHYPIKTTGQKA, from the coding sequence TTGCCAGCGGACGCCTTCTACGATCTCCGCTCCCATGCGGCTCGACGATTGGTGCGAGCGCTCCAAGGGCATCGGCCGGGACGCGATTTTCGCACGTTGCCCGCGCAGCTCCGGCAATGGCACATCCTCTCCCTACGCGCACTCGACGCCCGCCTTCGCGGCGAAAGCTACCGCACCGTCGCCGAAGTCTTGCTCGGCTTTCGCGGCAGCAAGGAGGACTTTGAGATTGATCCGCGCAAGAACAAGGCTCGCCGTCTTGTCGCCCATGGCATCAAGATGATGCGCGGCGGCTATCGCCTGCTGCTGCACTATCCCATTAAAACAACGGGCCAAAAAGCCTAA
- a CDS encoding DNA -binding domain-containing protein, whose protein sequence is MPAPIDLDPKVDDLAPTGDRITAYDEQHYVTYLRLLDASRDGADWQEVARIVLHRDPVTEEARSRRCWESHLARAQWLSGSGYRRILEQAAATAARGGGLT, encoded by the coding sequence ATGCCAGCACCAATCGATCTCGATCCCAAGGTGGATGATCTCGCGCCGACCGGTGACCGAATTACCGCCTATGACGAGCAGCATTATGTTACCTATCTGCGTCTACTCGATGCCAGCCGCGACGGTGCGGATTGGCAAGAAGTGGCACGCATCGTTCTGCATCGCGATCCGGTCACGGAGGAAGCGCGCAGCCGACGGTGCTGGGAAAGTCATCTGGCGCGCGCGCAATGGCTTTCCGGGTCGGGCTATCGGCGCATTCTTGAGCAAGCGGCCGCGACCGCTGCGCGCGGTGGCGGACTCACTTAG
- a CDS encoding helix-turn-helix transcriptional regulator, with translation MAIRPNADMPPRLLRTQEAARFLGISIRTLEKHRTYGTGPTYRKIGGRVLYTVHDLDAWSEIGARKSTRDTNVGTVFPARPLTPEEQGKC, from the coding sequence ATGGCCATCCGCCCGAATGCGGATATGCCGCCGCGCCTGCTGCGCACTCAGGAAGCCGCGCGCTTCCTCGGCATTTCCATCCGCACCCTTGAGAAGCACCGCACCTACGGCACCGGACCGACCTATCGCAAGATCGGTGGCCGAGTCCTCTACACCGTCCACGACCTCGACGCCTGGTCCGAGATCGGCGCCCGCAAATCCACCCGTGACACCAATGTCGGCACGGTTTTCCCCGCGCGTCCGCTGACGCCGGAAGAGCAGGGCAAGTGCTGA
- a CDS encoding replication initiator protein A has protein sequence MLRDDDHSPAQPADTSERNHLAPFVVATGDASPRDQRDLMERPFFSLAKTPRTKPILYKAADVEVQVLAMPEHGMATIWDADVLIWAASQIVAAENDGLRTSRFFRFTPYHLLRAIGRPTGNRQYVLLKAALARLQSTVIATTIRNGPHWRRRQFSWINEWEEMTTRSGRVEGMEFVLPEWFYNGVVDRSLVLTIDPAYFRLTGGIERWLYRVARKHAGHQSHGWLFEVGHLHMKSGSLARVSDFALDLRRIAARQPLPGYRLQIEREHGRELLRIRPETLSTVPVEKGVNTIGTSGARGIGTSGAALSAHQAQEPQLSFWPETQNPTANLDSNRESNFSSLTHTHARRGAGTARSIAEVLRDMLASDDRHGGRS, from the coding sequence ATGCTGCGCGACGACGATCATAGCCCTGCGCAGCCGGCCGATACGAGCGAGCGCAACCACCTGGCCCCCTTCGTGGTCGCGACCGGTGACGCCAGTCCCCGCGATCAACGCGATCTCATGGAGCGGCCCTTCTTCTCTTTGGCGAAGACGCCGCGCACCAAGCCAATCCTCTACAAGGCCGCCGATGTCGAAGTGCAGGTGCTCGCCATGCCCGAACATGGCATGGCCACCATCTGGGACGCCGACGTGCTGATATGGGCGGCCTCGCAGATCGTGGCGGCCGAGAACGACGGCCTGCGCACTTCGCGCTTTTTCCGCTTCACGCCCTATCATCTGCTGCGCGCCATTGGGCGGCCGACCGGCAATCGCCAATATGTGCTGCTAAAAGCCGCCCTCGCGCGCCTGCAATCGACCGTCATCGCCACCACGATCCGCAACGGCCCACATTGGCGGCGCCGTCAATTCTCCTGGATCAACGAGTGGGAAGAGATGACGACGCGCTCCGGCCGCGTCGAGGGCATGGAATTCGTCCTGCCCGAATGGTTCTACAACGGCGTCGTCGACCGCTCGCTCGTCCTCACCATCGACCCTGCCTATTTCCGGCTGACCGGCGGCATCGAACGCTGGCTCTATCGCGTCGCCCGCAAGCACGCCGGCCATCAGAGCCACGGCTGGCTGTTCGAGGTAGGGCATCTCCATATGAAGTCCGGCAGTCTCGCGCGCGTCTCCGACTTCGCGCTCGACCTGCGCCGCATCGCCGCTCGTCAGCCGCTGCCCGGCTACCGCCTTCAGATCGAGCGGGAGCATGGCCGCGAGCTGCTGCGCATCCGTCCCGAAACCCTGTCCACAGTGCCTGTTGAAAAGGGTGTGAATACCATCGGCACATCAGGCGCACGCGGTATCGGTACATCAGGCGCAGCCCTATCAGCACATCAGGCGCAGGAACCGCAGCTAAGCTTTTGGCCTGAAACGCAGAATCCGACTGCTAACTTAGACTCTAACAGAGAATCTAACTTTTCTTCTTTGACGCACACGCACGCGAGGCGTGGTGCCGGCACTGCCCGGTCCATCGCCGAGGTGCTGCGCGACATGCTCGCCTCCGACGACCGCCATGGAGGCCGGTCATGA
- a CDS encoding DUF2840 domain-containing protein, whose protein sequence is MSGRLSRRTHGRPLPDGPAPFTTLVELTFEKRRIEHWIRFGRKSYEQILDRRRSVVGFAPDSIFAFVRWAAGQHGTIISRIDIVRAIDRGEPFQTLPFVRPGGEILLRLDGWPKVQRALAAIDAVEALGLDPADASPDHWRHVHNRLSANLAPSAYTPERHAAWIGRRRIDP, encoded by the coding sequence ATGAGCGGCAGACTTTCGCGCCGGACCCATGGCCGTCCACTGCCGGACGGGCCAGCGCCGTTCACCACCTTGGTCGAGCTGACCTTCGAGAAACGCCGCATCGAGCATTGGATCAGGTTCGGCCGAAAGAGCTACGAGCAGATCCTCGACCGTCGCCGCAGCGTCGTCGGCTTCGCGCCGGACAGCATCTTCGCCTTCGTCCGCTGGGCGGCCGGCCAGCATGGCACGATCATCTCGCGCATTGATATCGTGCGCGCCATCGACCGCGGCGAGCCGTTCCAGACGCTGCCCTTCGTTCGTCCCGGAGGCGAAATCCTGTTACGGCTCGACGGCTGGCCCAAGGTCCAGCGCGCCCTTGCAGCCATCGACGCCGTGGAAGCTCTCGGCCTCGATCCGGCGGACGCTTCGCCCGATCACTGGCGGCACGTCCATAACCGGCTCTCGGCCAATCTAGCGCCAAGCGCCTACACCCCCGAGCGCCATGCGGCGTGGATTGGTCGCCGGAGGATCGACCCATGA
- a CDS encoding S26 family signal peptidase has protein sequence MSRHRILAVALLAVTGIAATSATDMPLRLVWNATASAPVGIYTIEPADQIEVPELVAIMPPEPLAGFMVGRGYVGRGVPLLKRVIGLPGQRVCRTGHTITVDGVEMGDALDRDRIGRALPVWQGCRVIADGQLFLMNIDVPDSLDGRYFGPVPASAAIGRALPLWTDEDGDGRFVWRAPTR, from the coding sequence ATGAGCCGCCACCGCATCCTCGCGGTGGCGCTGCTCGCCGTGACCGGCATTGCCGCCACTAGCGCCACGGACATGCCATTGAGGCTCGTTTGGAACGCCACGGCGAGCGCACCGGTCGGCATCTACACCATCGAGCCGGCCGACCAGATCGAAGTACCGGAGCTGGTCGCGATCATGCCGCCTGAGCCGCTCGCCGGCTTCATGGTTGGTCGCGGCTATGTCGGTCGCGGCGTGCCGCTCCTCAAGCGCGTCATTGGCCTTCCGGGCCAGCGTGTTTGCCGCACCGGCCACACCATCACCGTCGACGGCGTGGAGATGGGCGACGCACTCGATCGTGACCGAATCGGCCGCGCTCTGCCGGTCTGGCAGGGCTGCCGCGTCATCGCAGACGGGCAGCTTTTCCTCATGAACATCGACGTCCCCGACAGCCTGGACGGCCGCTACTTCGGTCCCGTTCCGGCCAGCGCCGCCATCGGTCGGGCGCTGCCGCTCTGGACCGATGAGGACGGCGACGGCCGCTTCGTCTGGCGCGCGCCGACGCGCTGA
- a CDS encoding DUF736 domain-containing protein, producing MPQIGQFSRDASGFAGKLVTLTLRRELVIVPAEHSDTENTPDYRVHVIAHDGPEVGAAWKRTGEKAGEYLSVLLDDPVLPQPIRANLFRDDDAGSSWSLHWTRPKPREERD from the coding sequence ATGCCCCAGATCGGTCAATTCTCGCGCGATGCATCCGGCTTCGCCGGTAAGCTTGTCACGCTCACCCTCAGGCGCGAACTCGTCATAGTTCCCGCCGAGCATTCCGACACGGAGAACACGCCGGACTACCGAGTCCATGTCATTGCGCATGACGGCCCGGAGGTGGGCGCGGCGTGGAAACGCACCGGCGAGAAGGCCGGCGAATATCTCTCCGTCCTGCTCGATGACCCCGTCTTGCCGCAGCCGATCCGCGCCAACCTCTTCCGCGACGATGATGCCGGATCGTCATGGTCGCTGCACTGGACGCGCCCGAAGCCGCGCGAAGAACGGGACTGA
- a CDS encoding lytic transglycosylase domain-containing protein, producing the protein MRRPVIMALATRIPLFAGKPSHSFVPLDHKSAGARSEGQGRPPAGASRAPLTAASTLAGWRFGGERRARRYAVALTVGVLALGAGLATTLAQSAPVARAVVADQHGDHIAEAAQRFGIPEHWIRAVLRAESAGDVRAISGAGAMGLMQVMPHTWAGLRVRYRLGRDPYDPRDNILAGTAYLREMWDRYGNVAAMLAAYNAGPGRYDEHRVTGRPLPAETRAYIAALAPALGGTVAAGTPEKQSAPPPDWRDAPLFVMRPSDRRSTDPVQTIGTSGDARPTVPVRESRDAEPRDGSMFVARADARKAP; encoded by the coding sequence ATGCGTCGTCCTGTTATTATGGCGCTCGCAACACGTATTCCTTTGTTCGCGGGAAAGCCGTCTCATTCCTTCGTCCCGCTCGACCACAAGTCGGCCGGCGCGCGCAGCGAAGGTCAAGGGCGGCCGCCGGCCGGCGCCTCGCGCGCACCCTTGACCGCAGCGAGCACGCTGGCGGGCTGGCGGTTCGGCGGAGAAAGGCGGGCACGGCGCTATGCCGTTGCACTGACTGTCGGCGTTCTTGCGCTCGGTGCGGGACTGGCGACCACGCTAGCGCAGTCTGCGCCGGTCGCACGCGCCGTCGTCGCCGATCAGCATGGCGATCATATCGCCGAGGCGGCGCAGCGCTTCGGCATTCCCGAACACTGGATTCGCGCCGTGCTGCGCGCCGAAAGCGCCGGCGACGTGCGCGCGATCTCGGGGGCCGGCGCAATGGGACTAATGCAGGTCATGCCCCACACCTGGGCAGGCCTGCGCGTCCGCTACCGTCTCGGCCGCGACCCCTACGATCCGCGCGACAACATCCTCGCAGGCACCGCTTATCTGCGCGAAATGTGGGATCGCTACGGCAATGTCGCGGCGATGCTCGCCGCCTACAATGCCGGTCCCGGCCGCTATGACGAGCATCGCGTCACGGGCAGACCGCTGCCCGCTGAAACCCGCGCCTATATCGCCGCGCTCGCACCGGCACTTGGCGGCACGGTCGCGGCCGGGACGCCGGAGAAGCAATCCGCACCGCCGCCCGATTGGCGCGATGCACCGCTCTTCGTCATGCGCCCGAGCGACAGGCGGAGCACCGATCCAGTACAGACGATCGGCACATCAGGCGACGCCCGACCGACCGTTCCGGTGCGCGAGAGCCGCGATGCGGAGCCGCGTGACGGCAGCATGTTCGTCGCGCGGGCCGACGCCAGGAAAGCGCCATGA
- a CDS encoding DUF3363 domain-containing protein yields MAGEAEDRFLDLRHEPADHRRQFDRTLRLRRLGKLERMGLATEHAPGVWELSERMEPALRELGERGDIIRNMHKALKADGLERDPMTFQIHDAGPEAPIVGRVVDKHLTDELGENLTIVVDGIDGRTHHLPGIDPARVEDARIGSIVEISPAETASRPSDRTIAAIAEDGVYRPSRHLEQAKFEGRVPGGDYKGYIDAHVRRLESLRRAGIAERIDADRWRIPEDFESRAAAYDAGRNRRANIRILSAARLENQIGADGATWLDRQLVSADTSDLAPSGFGQQVHEAMDRRRDHHIDRGDAVRQPNGGIAYHRNLLATLREREVARVGSELAATKSLPFRAAADGETVAGKFTRTIQLSSGKFAVVEKSHEFTLVPWRPVIDCQLGREVTGVVQGGSVSWQLGRQRGLGI; encoded by the coding sequence ATGGCCGGGGAAGCCGAGGACCGCTTCCTCGACCTGCGCCATGAGCCGGCCGATCATCGCCGCCAGTTCGACCGCACGCTCCGCCTGCGCCGTCTCGGCAAACTGGAGAGGATGGGCCTCGCCACTGAGCACGCTCCCGGCGTCTGGGAATTGAGTGAGCGCATGGAACCGGCGCTGCGCGAGCTGGGCGAGCGCGGCGACATCATCCGCAATATGCACAAAGCGCTGAAGGCCGACGGACTCGAACGAGATCCGATGACGTTCCAGATTCACGACGCCGGGCCCGAAGCCCCGATCGTCGGCCGCGTCGTCGACAAACATCTGACTGACGAGCTGGGCGAGAACCTGACCATCGTGGTCGACGGCATCGACGGCCGCACCCATCACCTTCCGGGTATCGACCCGGCCCGCGTCGAGGACGCCCGGATCGGCAGCATCGTCGAGATCAGCCCGGCCGAGACCGCGAGCCGCCCGTCCGACCGGACCATCGCGGCCATCGCCGAGGACGGCGTCTATCGGCCGAGCCGCCATCTCGAACAGGCGAAGTTCGAGGGACGCGTGCCGGGCGGCGACTATAAGGGTTATATCGATGCGCATGTGCGCCGGTTGGAGTCACTTCGCCGCGCCGGGATCGCAGAGCGGATCGACGCCGACCGGTGGCGCATCCCCGAGGACTTCGAGAGCCGCGCCGCCGCCTATGACGCCGGCCGCAACCGGCGGGCCAATATCCGCATCCTCTCCGCCGCCCGGCTCGAAAACCAGATCGGCGCGGACGGCGCGACCTGGCTTGACCGCCAGCTGGTCTCGGCGGACACATCGGATCTCGCCCCGTCCGGTTTTGGTCAGCAGGTCCACGAGGCGATGGATCGCCGCCGCGACCATCATATCGACCGGGGTGATGCCGTCCGCCAGCCCAATGGCGGCATCGCCTATCACCGCAACCTTCTCGCCACGCTGCGCGAGCGCGAGGTTGCCCGCGTCGGCAGCGAGCTGGCTGCGACCAAGAGCCTGCCGTTCCGCGCCGCCGCCGATGGCGAAACCGTCGCCGGCAAGTTCACCAGGACCATCCAGCTATCGAGCGGCAAGTTCGCCGTGGTCGAGAAATCCCACGAGTTCACCCTTGTTCCATGGCGGCCGGTTATCGACTGCCAACTTGGCCGCGAGGTTACGGGAGTCGTGCAGGGCGGTTCAGTTTCGTGGCAATTGGGAAGGCAGAGGGGACTGGGGATTTAA
- a CDS encoding MFS transporter gives MSDVEQPELAYRRVLALTAALFLSYLTVAMSLPAVPVHVVHGLGLDNAYGGLAVGITFVSTILTRGWAGAHVDRLGGKHCMQRGLLLYAAAGLICFTASWPQLPMGGSYAVLIVGRLLLGVGESVANVGMISWAIGLMGQARTGRVMSLVGVGMYGAYAAGGPLGLALLNRLGFAWLMVACTVLPLVGLAAIYRLPAVAPHAGQRESFWRIIGRIWRPGTALGLQGIGFAGLGAFSSLYFLSRGWPYAGWSLTFFGVGFVAVRLCCSHLPDRIGGTPVAAVSLIVEAGGQYLLWIAPGPYPALAGALLTGLGCSMVFPAMGAEVAKLVPPHLRGTAFGGFAAFQDLAYAVTGPAVGLLADRSGYASVFLIGGIAATFALGIVISARKRAGIAV, from the coding sequence ATGTCCGATGTTGAACAGCCCGAATTAGCTTATCGCCGGGTTCTGGCCCTCACAGCGGCATTGTTTCTCTCGTATCTTACTGTTGCAATGTCGTTGCCGGCGGTGCCGGTCCACGTCGTGCATGGCCTGGGGCTGGATAACGCCTACGGGGGGCTAGCTGTCGGGATTACCTTTGTATCGACGATCCTCACGCGTGGCTGGGCTGGAGCCCATGTTGATCGACTCGGAGGCAAACATTGTATGCAGCGTGGCCTGCTCCTCTATGCTGCGGCCGGGCTGATCTGCTTCACCGCGAGTTGGCCTCAACTTCCCATGGGCGGCAGCTACGCGGTGCTGATCGTCGGGCGCCTTCTGCTTGGTGTCGGCGAGAGCGTTGCTAATGTGGGCATGATAAGCTGGGCCATTGGGCTGATGGGGCAGGCGAGAACTGGCCGGGTCATGTCGCTCGTTGGCGTCGGTATGTACGGTGCCTACGCAGCGGGTGGTCCATTGGGACTTGCGCTCCTGAATAGGCTCGGCTTCGCTTGGCTGATGGTTGCCTGCACGGTGCTGCCACTCGTCGGGTTAGCTGCCATCTATCGGCTGCCAGCGGTGGCACCGCATGCGGGTCAACGGGAGTCCTTCTGGCGGATAATCGGTCGCATTTGGCGTCCGGGCACGGCTCTAGGTCTTCAAGGCATTGGTTTTGCCGGCCTGGGTGCTTTCTCGTCCCTCTATTTTCTAAGCCGTGGCTGGCCCTATGCAGGTTGGAGCCTCACCTTCTTTGGCGTTGGTTTTGTTGCGGTGCGGCTGTGTTGCAGTCACCTGCCAGATCGGATCGGTGGAACGCCTGTCGCTGCCGTTTCGCTCATTGTTGAAGCGGGCGGCCAGTATCTCTTGTGGATAGCTCCTGGCCCATATCCTGCATTGGCCGGTGCCCTTTTGACGGGCCTTGGCTGTTCGATGGTGTTCCCGGCGATGGGAGCTGAAGTCGCCAAGCTGGTGCCGCCTCATCTACGTGGGACAGCGTTTGGCGGATTCGCGGCCTTCCAAGACCTTGCGTATGCCGTGACGGGACCGGCAGTCGGATTGTTGGCTGATAGATCGGGCTATGCGTCGGTGTTTCTGATTGGTGGCATTGCGGCAACGTTCGCACTCGGTATCGTGATCTCGGCGCGTAAGCGTGCAGGCATTGCCGTGTAG